The Rhizobium sp. WSM4643 genome contains the following window.
CTGCGCGGTATGGTCCGGGCTATCTCGGCTTCACCACAGTATAAGATAGAGATCGTTCCACTCGGGATTCATGGCCTCGACTAGATCGATTTTCCATTGCCGATACCATCGCTTCAAGGATTTCTCGCGTTGGATCGCACTGCCGATGTCCCAGTGTTCCTCGTACCAGACGAGACGTGTGCATCCGTATTTCCAGGCAAAGCCCGGCGTTAGCCCTTCGCGATGCTCGTAGATGCGGCGCTCCAGATCGGATGTCACGCCAATATAGAGCGTCCCATTCTTCTGGTTGGTCACGATGTAAACATATCCGGCCATGCATGCAGAATGCTTGGGCATGGATGTTCGCGTCAAGTCTGAGCATGACAGGGTTTGAGGAGCGCAATCGGCGGAGACGCAGCTACGTCCGTATTCCGCCGTACGTTGCTCTAATTGCCACAGAGCTCACCCCACCCTCCGTCATGCTCGGGCTTGACCCGAGCATCCAGACGGCACCCGTGAGCGGTCGTGGCATGGATCCTCGGCTCAAGGCCGAGGATGACGGAATGTGCGGTGACGTTTCCGCCAAACTCGCCGCAGCGATGGAGGTGCCGGACCTCCTCCGTCAATTCCTGTAATGATTGTTTTGGATGATGTGGCCGCGATCGCCCGAGCCCTGGTAGTGCCCGCGCTGTGAATGTATCCTTCCGCCCGACCACCCTCCGTCATCCTCAGGCTTGACCCGAGAATTCATGCCGCAAGCACCCCGTTCGTGCAGACAGGCAACGGCATCCGGCCGAAGCCGAACATCACCCCGAAATCTTCGAGAAATCCGCAACCGTTCCCGTCGCCTCGCGGATCAGCCGCAGCAGGGCGAGACGGTTGGCGCGGATGGCGGCGTCCTCGTCGTTGACGAGCACGTCTTCGAAGAAGCGGTCGACCGGGCCGCGCAGCTTGGAGAGCGCTTCCATCGCCGAGCGGAAATCCTCGCGGGCGACGGCCTCCGACGCATCCTTCGAGGCGCTGGAGATGGCGACGAAGAGCTCCTTTTCGGCATCGAGCGACAGAAGCGCCTGCGACACGCCATCGGCGATCACCGTGCCCTTCTTTTCCTCGGCGGCAAGCAACTGCGTCGCCCGCTTGGTGCCGGCGAGCAGGTTCTTGCCGTCTTCCGAGGTGATGAAGGCCGTCAGCGCTTCGACGCGGCGCGCCACCATCAGCAGGTCGTCGGCATCTGAAGTCAGCACGGCGTCGATCAGATCGTGGCGAGCGCCCTGGTCGCGCAGATAGACCTTGAGGCGGTCATGGAAGAAGGAGAGCAGGTCGTCATCCCTTGTTGTTGCCAGCAGCGGCAGGCGGATCCTTCGCTCCAGCAGGATTCTGACGACGCCGAGTGCGGCACGCCTCAGTGCGAATGGATCCTTCGACCCCGTCGGCTTTTCATCGATCGCCCAGAAGCCGATCAGCGTATCGAGCTTGTCGGCAAGGGCGATCGTGATCGCCACTCTGTCCTCCGGCACGCGGTCCGACGGACCCTGCGGCTTGTAGTGATCCTCGATCGCTGCGGCAACGGAGGCATCCTCACCCTGCAGCACCGCATATTTGCGGCCCATCAAGCCCTGCAGTTCCGGGAATTCGCCAACCGCTTCGGTGCGCAGATCGGCCTTTGCAAGCACGGCGGCGCGATCGGTGAGAGCCGCATCGGCGCCGGTGATATCAGCCAATTGCTTGGCCAGGGCTCGGATGCGGGCGACGCGTGCGCCCTGCGTGCCGAGCTTGGCATGGAAGGTCACATCGAGCGCATCGAGCTTGGCCATGCGCTGGTCGAGCGGCTTGTTGATGTCGAGGCCGAACTTTGCCGCTGAAGCGGAGAGCATCTCAAGATCCGGCAGATTGCCCTGGTCGCGCTTCCAGAAATGCAGCGCATCGGAAAGCCTTGCCCGCACCACCTTGCCGTTGCCGTGGACGATTTCCTTGCCGCTGTCGCTCGCCTGGATGTTGGAGACGAGGATGAACTTGTTCGACAGCGTCTCGCTGCCGCTCGCGCGCGTCACGAAACACTTTTGGTTGGTCTTGATCGTCAGCCGGATAATTTCGGAGGGGATCGAGAGGTAATCCTCCTCGAAACTGCCCATCAGCACCTGCGGCCATTCGACGAGGCCGGAGACTTCCTCCAGCAGGCCTTCGTCTTCCACCAGCTCAAGCCCGTTGGCAAAGGCGATATCGCGGGCGTCGTGCAGGATGATGTCCTTGCGCCGCTCGGCATCGAGGATAACCTTCGCCTTTTCCAGGTTCGCCGCATAATCGTCGAAGCGTCGCACCGTGATCGCCTCGGGCGCGTGAAAACGGTGGCCGTAGGTGATGTTGGAGGCAGTGATGCCGTCGATCTCGAAGGGGATGATGGTGGTCTCTTCATGCTCCGGGCCGAAGGTGCAGACGATCGACTGCAGCGGCCGCACCCAGCGCAGCGCACCGGGCTTCGACGAGGCCTTGCCCCAGCGCATCGACTTCGGCCAGGGAAAATCGCGGATGATGCCGGGCATCACATCGGTGACGATCTCTTCGGTCGCACGGCCGGGCTTGGAGATGACCGCGACGTAGAAATCGCCCTTCTTCGGATCGCTCACCACCTGCGCCTCGGAGACCGAGGAAAGGCCGGCGCCGCGCAAAAAGCCTTCGATCGCCTTTTCGTTGGCGTCGGTCCGCGGTCCCTTGCGTTCCTCGCGCACATCGGCGGAGCGGGCCGTCAGGCCATGGATGTCGAGCGCAAGCCGCCGCGGCGTCCAATATTCGCGCGCGCCCTCGTAGGACAGGCCCGCTTCGACAAGCGCATCGGTGACGAGCTTCTTCAGGTCGCCGGCAGCCTTGCGCTGCATGCGGGCCGGAATCTCTTCGGAGCGGAGTTCGAGAAGAAGGTTTGGCATGTCAATCTTTTTCCTTGCGCCCGCGGGCAGGGCGATCCAAAAACGTTGCTTCTGCTATCAAAGAATGCCGCATCTGCACAACCGCAAAAACGGACGAGAGCGATGGGGTGGGGCGACCGGCGGGCGTGTTGCCGCGTGGCCCCCTCATCCGCCCTGCCGGGCACCTTCTCCCCGATGGGTAGAAGGGGAGTTGCGGCAGCGATCCATTCTTGCCACTGCCGTTTGTGATGGAGGAAAGCAGTGCGGCATATCCCTTCTCCCCTCGGGGAGAAGATGCCGGCAGGCAGATGAGGGGGCCACACGGCAACACGCCGATAATCCCCAATCCATTAACTTCCGCTGTGAAAACCACAGTCGGGCATTGCCTTGCCGCTTTTCGCCGCTATGGTCCCGCCACCTCTGTCGAAACAGGAAATCCCCAGGAACCCCATGGCAGCAGACCTCCGTTTTCTCGCAGCCCGCATCTCCGCCGAAATCAACGCCCGGCCCGAACAGGCCAAAGCCGCCATCGAGCTGCTTGACGAGGGCGCAACCGTGCCCTTCATCGCTCGCTACCGCAAGGAAGTGACGGGCGGGCTGGATGATACGCAGCTGCGCAATCTCGCCGAGCGGCTGGTCTATCTGCGCGAACTCGAAGCCCGGCGCGACGCGATCGTCGAATCGATCACCGGCCAGGGCAAGATGACCGACGAGCTGATGGCCAAGGTCGCAGGCGCCGAAACCAAGGCCGAGCTTGAAGATCTCTATCTGCCCTACAAGCCGAAGCGCCGCACGCGGGCCGAAATCGCCCGTGAACGCGGCCTCGGCCCGCTCGCCGAGACGATCCTTGCCGACCGCGCCAGGGAACCGGCGGTGTTGGCCGAAGGCTTCGTCACCGCTGATGTGCCCGATGTGAAGACGGCGCTCGAAGGCGCGCGCGACATCGTCGCCGAAGGCATTGCCGAAAACGCCGACCTGCTCGGCAAGCTGCGCGCCCATATGCGCCAGGCTGCGCTGCTGAAGGCCAAGGTCGTCGACGGCAAGCAGGCGGCGGGCGAGAAGTTTTCCGATTATTTCGACCATTCCGAACGCTGGGCGACCGCCCCCGGCCACCGCGCGCTCGCCATGCTGCGCGGCTGGAACGAGGAGGTGCTGACGTTGACGATCGAGGCCGACGCCGAGACGGCCTCCCCGAACAAGCCGGTCGAGCGCATGATCGTGGCGGCCTACGAGATCGGTACCAGCCGTCCCGGCGACCGCTGGCTGATGGAGGTCGCAAGCTGGACCTGGCGCGTCAAGCTTTCGATGTCGCTCTCGCTCGACCTGATGCGGGAACTGCGCGAAAGGGCCGAAGAGGAGGCGATCCATGTCTTCGCCCGCAATCTCAAGGACCTGCTTTTGGCTGCACCCGCCGGCTCGCGCGCGACGATGGGTCTCGATCCGGGCATCCGCACCGGCGTCAAGGTCGCCGTCGTCGACGGCACCGGCAAGGTGGTGGCGACATCGACCGTCTATCCCTTCCAGCCGAGGAACGATGTGCGCGGCGCCCAGGTCGAGCTGGCCTCGCTGGTCCGCAAGCACAAGGTCGAACTGATCTCGATCGGCAACGGCACCGGCAGCCGCGAAACCGAAAAACTGGTGGCCGACATGCTGGCCGATTTGCCCTCGCCGAAGCCGACCAAGGTCATCGTCTCGGAAGCCGGCGCCTCAGTTTATTCCGCCTCGGCGACCGCTGCGGCTGAATTCCCTGATCTCGACGTGTCGCTGCGCGGCGCCGTCTCCATCGCGCGGCGCCTGCAGGATCCGTTGGCCGAACTCGTCAAGATCGAGCCGAAGTCGATCGGCGTCGGCCAGTATCAGCATGACGTCGACCAGCAGAAGCTGTCGCGTTCGCTCGATGCGGTGGTGGAAGATGCGGTGAATGCCGTCGGTGTCGATCTCAACACCGCGTCTGCGCCGCTGCTCTCGCGCGTCTCCGGCCTCGGCCCGTCGATCGCCGACGCCATCGTTCGCCACCGCGACAGCGAAGGCCGTTTCGAGACGAGAAAGGATCTCCTGAAGGTCGCCCGCCTCGGCGGCCGCACCTTCGAGCAATGCGCCGGCTTCCTGCGCATTCCCAACGGCAAGGAGCCGCTCGATTCCTCTTCGGTGCATCCGGAGGCTTACGGCGTCGCCAAAAAGATCGTCGCCGCCTGCGGCCGGGATCTGCGCGCGCTGATGGGTGATAGTGCCGTCTTGAAATCGGTCGATCCACGCCAGTTTATCGACGAGAAATTTGGCCTGCCGACGGTCATGGACATCATCGCGGAGCTGGAAAAGCCCGGCCGTGACCCGCGTCCGAGC
Protein-coding sequences here:
- a CDS encoding GIY-YIG nuclease family protein, which produces MAGYVYIVTNQKNGTLYIGVTSDLERRIYEHREGLTPGFAWKYGCTRLVWYEEHWDIGSAIQREKSLKRWYRQWKIDLVEAMNPEWNDLYLILW
- a CDS encoding Tex family protein gives rise to the protein MAADLRFLAARISAEINARPEQAKAAIELLDEGATVPFIARYRKEVTGGLDDTQLRNLAERLVYLRELEARRDAIVESITGQGKMTDELMAKVAGAETKAELEDLYLPYKPKRRTRAEIARERGLGPLAETILADRAREPAVLAEGFVTADVPDVKTALEGARDIVAEGIAENADLLGKLRAHMRQAALLKAKVVDGKQAAGEKFSDYFDHSERWATAPGHRALAMLRGWNEEVLTLTIEADAETASPNKPVERMIVAAYEIGTSRPGDRWLMEVASWTWRVKLSMSLSLDLMRELRERAEEEAIHVFARNLKDLLLAAPAGSRATMGLDPGIRTGVKVAVVDGTGKVVATSTVYPFQPRNDVRGAQVELASLVRKHKVELISIGNGTGSRETEKLVADMLADLPSPKPTKVIVSEAGASVYSASATAAAEFPDLDVSLRGAVSIARRLQDPLAELVKIEPKSIGVGQYQHDVDQQKLSRSLDAVVEDAVNAVGVDLNTASAPLLSRVSGLGPSIADAIVRHRDSEGRFETRKDLLKVARLGGRTFEQCAGFLRIPNGKEPLDSSSVHPEAYGVAKKIVAACGRDLRALMGDSAVLKSVDPRQFIDEKFGLPTVMDIIAELEKPGRDPRPSFKTATFAEGVNEISDLTPGMVLEGTVTNVAAFGAFVDIGVHQDGLVHVSQLADRFVKDPHEVVKAGDVVKVRVVEVDAKRKRIGLSMRRDDGSSAPPPRGDSRPNQGARPQNERRPAAQKPESQGAFGAALAEAMKRK
- the glyS gene encoding glycine--tRNA ligase subunit beta produces the protein MPNLLLELRSEEIPARMQRKAAGDLKKLVTDALVEAGLSYEGAREYWTPRRLALDIHGLTARSADVREERKGPRTDANEKAIEGFLRGAGLSSVSEAQVVSDPKKGDFYVAVISKPGRATEEIVTDVMPGIIRDFPWPKSMRWGKASSKPGALRWVRPLQSIVCTFGPEHEETTIIPFEIDGITASNITYGHRFHAPEAITVRRFDDYAANLEKAKVILDAERRKDIILHDARDIAFANGLELVEDEGLLEEVSGLVEWPQVLMGSFEEDYLSIPSEIIRLTIKTNQKCFVTRASGSETLSNKFILVSNIQASDSGKEIVHGNGKVVRARLSDALHFWKRDQGNLPDLEMLSASAAKFGLDINKPLDQRMAKLDALDVTFHAKLGTQGARVARIRALAKQLADITGADAALTDRAAVLAKADLRTEAVGEFPELQGLMGRKYAVLQGEDASVAAAIEDHYKPQGPSDRVPEDRVAITIALADKLDTLIGFWAIDEKPTGSKDPFALRRAALGVVRILLERRIRLPLLATTRDDDLLSFFHDRLKVYLRDQGARHDLIDAVLTSDADDLLMVARRVEALTAFITSEDGKNLLAGTKRATQLLAAEEKKGTVIADGVSQALLSLDAEKELFVAISSASKDASEAVAREDFRSAMEALSKLRGPVDRFFEDVLVNDEDAAIRANRLALLRLIREATGTVADFSKISG